The sequence TAGTAAAGATGATCCCTTTTCAATTGCAGTGACTAAAACTACTGCtgttaataaatttaaaaaatcaagaatGACAAGAGATCCTGttgttgctttttaaattaaatatatctGCACAACATTTGAAAAGATTCTTAAAAGGTAGAATCTCATCTGTCTATGAAACACTAACCTTTCTAACAAATACTAGCTTTTCTGTTTGGGATCTAACATATTTTgtatatattaatttttcttaaCCATCTTTGTGCACTTCTTTCCAGGAATGGCTTGTGGTGGTTGAATAAATACATGGGGCCCTCTTGTTACTAATTGTAGTAAACTGTAGCTTGAAGCTCAACAGCCTGTGGAGAATAACAAGATCTGTTTCAACACAATATTTTGTGTACTGTTACCACTCAAACGAACTGGTAGTTCAGGAAAAAGTGTTGTGTGGTAAAGGTGGGGTGTTGGAGATGATTGAGGAATGATGCTGTGGTAAACACAGGTTTGCATTATAAGCCTGAACAAAACAAGGTGTAAATTTCACTGAATTGTCTTGTACATTCCTTTCATTTTTGTCAGTGAAAATGAAACTGTGATTATtggtttgcttttattttgtgcATCCCAGAAGAGCTAGAAAGGCATGGTTATGTCtactgggtttgttttttttcattcagtgATCTGATAAAACATTTTTTGAGATCTGAggggtttttcccccaaagtGTGAGTGATTTTTCCATTCTCTGAGATGTATGCTATGTGAACAGTGAGTTTGACAAGGAAGGATACAATTCAGAGGAGTTTTTAAGCATTATATTATCTTTTGGATTTTACAGGATGCCTTCgttaaagcatttatttgatttatttaatttttcttcaaagcTGAGGCTTAATTTAGGATCCTACTTAAAAGGTTttcattggatttttttttttttttttagttatatGTAGTGTTTTTATTTCAGACATGCCCAATGTAGGATAGCATTACCATGGGATAGCAACACCAAAGCATTTTTTGTGCTTTAGTAAGTAGTTCTACTCccagaaatatttcaggattAGTTTACATGGGTTTAAGTATTTCTGTTATTCAAGCTATCTGAATTTGTGTTATCAAACAACTACTTAAAATCATAACTTGCTGCTAAAATGCAGAAGGAAATGTTCTTTAAAATGAAAGTGTTTTGTGTGATAGCTTAACTAATGTTGTCATAACATGAATGTGTTTGTTTATGACTCAAATTATTTGAAccttgctttcttttctgttttgtctctgctttcccttttttcattAATGTCATGAAATATTTGCCAAAATTGACTGCAGTATTACTTTCCTGAATTCTTTCATGCAGTCTCTTTGTAGACTGTATGTTAGCACATCTCAGTCGCATAAGCACTGTAAAATCAGTTATGTATTCTCTGGATGTCTCTTCATTTGAATAGGCGCTGGTTCTCAATACAAAATAACCAACTTGTGTACCAGAAGAAATTTAAGGTAGGAGTTGAAAACTGGCTTGGGatagtttggggtttgggtgaTGATTTTTCTGATTGATTGGGGAAACTGCTGATGTGAAGATCCTGTGTGATCTTCAACAACCTACTGTTTTCTTCTAAATTAGTTTCTCCCTTTGTAAAATGAGACTTATAGCTACACTGACAGATTCTGAGATTCCTGTGCACTGATTGCACACATACTTTATTTGCTGTGGGTTTTGTAACCTAGTTAGAGCTTTAAAAGTTGTTGGTCCCAAAAGGCTTGTGCTCACTTGCTGGCAGTCAAATATTCCATGCTGTTCTCTGAGCAGTTGTGTTTAACTCTTTCAGGACTTGCTCCTCCAGTTGCTTACTGATTCACACACCCAATTCAGCaataggggaaaaaagcatGAAAGCTTGTTACAAAGTAGTCAGGGCTGCTAAATACATGTATTTAGTATTAAATATGTACAGTGGTTCAGCAGTCAGTATCTGCCTTGCTGCTGGTGGAAAGTGCAGCTGTTCTAGGTTAAATCAGCAAGTCCAGCTCTGCCCCAAGCCATAGAACGTTTTCAGTCAGGTTTTGGGCCCCTGCTCCTTTGTTTGCTGTTCTAGAATCTGCTTTTGCACCAAGGAGCTGTAGCTGTTCTTCAGGTTGGGAAAAAATAGAGCCTGTATGGAaatagtggggaaaaaaagaggaaagagctTATGGCAATTAATTCCTCTTCACTGCAAACAGACTGGGATCAGAGGCTGTTCCTTGCTATCTGATGCTGTCAAATCAAGCAGCTTCATTTCTGTGGTTGGAAAGAAAACACACAGTTGAGTTTGAGCATGTTTGGTTGGGCATTCTGTGTTTGTGAAttctccttgctctttttttttaactgcaccTTTAAAATGTTGATAGCTCATAATGGAATTCTTACGAATTAAATCAAATTTTCAAAACTACTGCATTTAgcttctggggttttttatgtgTCACTTAAAGTACTGCTGATTTAAGTATAAGTTTTCTGATTTAATAATGAGTTAATGACATTTCTTAGAGTATCTTTCTAGTTTGAATACTGTTGTTTAAATTTAAGGTGCTGATTATTCAGTAGATTGGATTGTAGATCTCCAAATCCACtgagtttttatttttgaaggaaattttatttttgaaggaaaaaattagTGTAACCAGGCAAATAGAATTCAATTATTAATAATTCAGGATTGAGTTATTATCTTATTATCAACTatattgtttttttctctgtgactCTCTTGTTAACTTTTGTCCCTTAGGATAATCCCACAGTGGTTGTTGAGGACTTGCGGCTCTGCACAGTTAAACACTGTGAAGACATAGAGAGACGTTTCTGTTTTGAGGTGGTTTCTCCAACAAAGTAAGGAGAAGCAGTGGAGTatatgtttatttaaaaataaaaataattacatgtagttgttttaaaatgtaaGATTAATGTTTCTCTTGGGATAGATCAAAACAGGAAAAGTATCTGAAAAATTCTGCTCTCTGAAATTTTGGCTGAGAGTAAGTGATGCTGTGAGAAGTGTCCCTGGTATTTAGTTTACTTTTGGCATTAAAATAAACATGCATTCTTGTGCTTTTTGCATAAATGGTTTGTggtgcagggctctgctggagcttaGTAATAGCTGATACTATCAGCTGCTTAGTAATGTAGAAAATAGGTCTCAGTTTCTCCACATTTCTGATTGGCGCAATTAGAGAGAAGCACTTAAATAAGCTGTTGTCTCAGTCATGTTAAATTATACTTCAGAATGCACTAAATGAAACTACTAAAATGAAACtactaaacaaaaaataaaattatttttcagctcTAGCAGTGCATTGGTTGTACTTAGGGAATTTTGGCATCCTGCCACAGCAAGAGCAGGACACGGATTCCTCATTAGTGATTGTGAGATGTGACCATATTTAAGTTTTGGATACGAGGTCAACATGCTTTTAGGTTTGGAGGTTATCTACACTTTCCACTCCTTCTTAGATTTCTCTTTTGAGGAGATTGCTGTCTATCCTGATCTTTGCATCCCCAGTTGTGGTTCACTATAACAAGCATTTTGCTCTTGCTTGCCTGTGCTTTTTCAACCCACAAGTGTTGGAACAGTTTTATACTTCATGACCTGTTTCTTTTACTGCTGATAAGCAAAGTAGTTCATTCTTTGTCATAGGGCTTTAAAGTTACTCTCTTGATGTCAGCGAATGAAAGTGTGTTTTAAAGGACTGATACCTGTGACTTGTGTCACAGGTGTAAAATGCATCTGAggatataaaaaagaaaaattttgaaTAAGAAAAGGAATAGGAAACTAAGCCATTGTCAGTTGTTTTGGAAGAGTCATTTCTATGTCTATATTAGCATTACCtgcaaataattttgaaataaggAGTTTGCAGCTCACAAAGGCTCAGCTGCTTGTTACcttaaaataaatgtgtttattAGATGATGCCTACTAAACTTGTGATAGCAAGAAACTTGCTCCATCAAaacagagccctgagcaatgtGCTGTTGGATGTCAGCTGCTTGGCCACTGTCTCTGAGCACTTTGTGATTTGCCACAGGAGCTGCATGCTTCAGGCTGACTCGGAAAAGCTGCGGCAGGCGTGGATTAAGGCTGTTCAGACCAGTATTGCCACAGCATACAGAGAAAAAGGGGATGAATCTGAGGTGAGTTTAGCAATCCACCAAACAACTACCTCCCTTTAGATcctgaaaattttaaattcataAAGCCTCTTTTAatgagagagaaggaaagaaacaatCCGGTTTGTCTTCAGTGGAAATGCAATGAAATTTTGAAGGCTGTGAATTATATCTGATCTGTCTTTCACTCACCATGTTAATGTTACTGTGGTCTGTATGTTTTTTTGAGATTTCTCTGTAATGTGATTAAAAATCATAGGATATTCTTATATTCAGTTTTATATATCTTCTAAAAAGCtaaacttttttttattctgtggcTTTCCTTGGCCTTGATAGCAGAGACTTTTCTTGGATTTTAGTGTTCAGTCAATATCTGTGGGACTTTAATTTCTTTAGTTTAGCATGTCTCTTAATTGGtttgtttgtgtcttttctcttttagaaacaggaaaagaaatcatCCCCTTCTACTGGGAGCCTAGAATCTGGGAGTGAGACCAAAGAGAAGCTGTTGAAAGGAGAGAGTGCTCTGCAGAGAGTGCAGTGCATTGCTGGCAATGCTGCCTGCTGTGACTGTGGTTTGGCAGATCCTCGCTGGGCCAGTATCAACCTGGGAATCACACTGTGCATCGAGTGCTCTGGGATACACAGGTTGGGGAGCTCCTCAGCTGCATTTCATTTGTGCATTGGCTTAATTAGCAAGGGTGGTGTTTGCCTCTTCAAAGGTATATTGAAAGAAAATTAGAGACCCTTGTTTGTAAATAGAATTAAGGTAACTGCTTTATTTGCATAAATTAATGGTAAATCTGTCTGAGTAAGATATAACATGTAGTTACAGGTTAATGTTTTTTCCCATGTTGTTTAGGAGCTTGGGAGTCCACTTTTCAAAAGTAAGATCTTTAACGTTGGATTCATGGGAACCTGAACTCCTAAAGGTACAGTATTTTTGAAACAAGTTTCTATTTGGTACTTAGATTGTTGTTCTAAAGCCTCTGCATTAGAAAGTTCAATGCAGGAAACACATTTGTACCCAGTGTGTCTTGCAGTTTTGAGCAGAAAATGTTTATACTTGtgtgttggtttattttaattcataCTTTCTTATACTCCATAGTAATTTGTTCTACAAACTTGCAATTCAAAACAGCTTACAACACCTTCAGGTTCCCAAGTGCACTTTGAGTAGCAAGTTTCATCTGATACTTTCAACATATAGAAAGGCAAATCTGTTTACAAACCAATAATGTCTTTTGGAAGTGATACATCAGCCTAAAGAATGATCATATTCAAAAATTTGAATGTCAGCTATTAACAGTGAGATGCTTCTGGCCTATAGGAGAGTACTCATGCAACTGCTCTTGTGTGCCAAATTTCTAGCTGGAGCCATGGTTATAAAAGTCATGCGACACTGAAATCCTGAAATCGGAATTCATGCATGGATGCATGTGTGCAACTGGATAACTCATGCAAACATTTGTTTCTAGCTGTGATGTTCTGGCACTTAGGAATTGCTTCTCTATTCTGAACAAACAAAAGACAATGTGCTTTGTggttaaataattttttatcaaTGTGTTCATGCTGATAAAACAACCAACCAAGCCCCATGcccactcaaaaaaaaaaaaactgtacCTCTTGTATTATTCATGTAAATATCAGAACTAAATATTCTACCTGTTATTAGAAACAAGAAATCTGTTCATTGCAATCAATAGGGTTAAATTCTCCTGTAAGTAGGCttttgtgtttgttccttttctATAGTATTATATCAGATTATGCCCATTGGGTAAGGTGGAGTACAGTTGATTGAATTGTCTCTTGCTGATGGGCTAAGAACAGCTCCTGTCAAAGTTGGTGGAAAAACACCTTTGGAAATGAGGCCTGCAGGTGTCATTCTGGTGGTTGTTTTTTCAGGCACTTAAAGAGTGActagatttttttcttacctTACTCAGAATATGGTCTCTCTATTCACTGATTGTTTCTTTATTATCATATAAACCCATGCTTATTTCTGGTAGTGTACTTTATATTTACTAAGTTGTAAATATAGGCTGAGTGAGGTTAAAAACAACTGAATAGGTAGATAAAGCTTTTTGCAACTATATTtgagtttttttcattttgctttataGCTTATGTGTGAATTGGGAAATGATGTTATAAATAGAATATATGAAGCGAAGTTGGAAAAAGTGGGAGTAAAGAAGCCACAATCTGGAAGTCAAAGGTAGTATTTTACCAGCAGTGCCTGTTGCTTCCTTTTATTGTTGCTTCCCTTAGCTTCCCCCTGtaaaagctgctgccacttaaCTGTGTTATACTCCTTTAGTGTACTCATTTCCCTGTATCTCTCCCTTTTCTCACTCTCTCTGTTTATTGGGCATTCCTTCTGTTGGTCCCTTGTGCTTCTGCTGTTCATTTGTTCTTTTTGTGATCTCACTCCCTCCTTTTGATGACAGCTCTAGAGCATCACTGTGGACATGTGGATTTTATTTCCTCTCTGCTGGGTACCAGCTCAGCCAGCTGTACTTGGTGTGTGAGTGCTCCTGGAAGGAGCCTGTGGCTCTTCCTTTTGTTTACAGTGACTTTGTTCTTCCATTTGACTTTTGTTCCCTATTCCTCAGAATGTTCTCATCTTCCTACCTACATTGTACATGAGCTCTGCTGCTTTACAGCAGCCTTCAAATCATTGTACTGCTGTCTTCTATTTCTCTGGTGCTAATCTGTGTTTGAAGGTAGATTCCCaatgctttgtgctgctgtatAGGCTCTTAAAACTTGCTTTTTTACTACCTTTCCAGTTCTGTGCTGCTTGCTGCCCAGTAGTTTTATAGTAtagaaaactgcattttgtgaAGTGTTGGCCACTTGGAGACAGTGATGATAATATAAACAAAGTAGGAGATTTGCTAGATATTCCTTCTAGGAGTAACTGCTTTTCAGCAGTTCTAAAGCAATAAATACAGCCCCTTTTATCAGTTTGACACAACTGCTGTTGTGTTTTAAGCTGATAACCTCAGGTTACTTCAGTATATGATATGGAACTGATAGCTGTGCCTACCTAGGGTTTGTTATTGTTTTCTTGTGTAATCTTAATGTTCCTGTAACAGATGCTGCAATTTATATTTATGTAAGAAACTAAATAAATGTTTATTAGTAGGTTATTAACAATGAAAAGTTGTATAAAGCTTTAATAGAGGTAACATAGAGTAACTAATGCTTATTTCGTCCACATACCACTTTCCAAAGTCTCTGTCTGAAAGTAAATACATGTTTGTGAACTTaacaaaattactttcttttgaGCCTTATGCAAAATTTAATCATGAATCCAGAAAGTGACAGTGTGCTTTGCATCTTTCTGACAATGTGCTATACGTGTGTCTTATGTGCAATGCCAAGCTACAGTTTTGGTTACTGACTTTAGTACAAAGTAGATATTCTTTTAATACatgaaaatactaaaatattaGCTTACTAACTCCAGGACTTTTGTATATGacaggcaggagaaggaggcaTACATCAGAGCAAAATATGTGGAAAGAAAGTTTGTAGAGAAGCAAGCTACATCAGTACCTCTGCCAGAGCCTGGAACAAAAGTTCTGCCTCCAAGtcaggaagagaaaaggcacagtggccctgaaaaatcccttttggCAGGGGAACAAGGTGCAGCATCCCACAAAGGTATTTACACACTTCTCTCCTTAGCTGTATTACCCATATTCTTTTTAAGGtgacatatttttatattaattgaCTTCTGCCTCATGCAGAGACTATGGAATCTGTTTTTTAAATGGTTGTAGCCTAGTGTAGGGTGTAGGGAAGAAAAGACTTCTTCAGACATGTGCTCTTTTACACGGGGAAAGATTTGGAATGGGGATGCTTATAACTCAGAGTCCTATTAACCACCTTCTCTCCTCGGTGTTTTCATCCTCTTGGTTTTTCCAATAACGTtctctcctgccctgtcccttcCTTACTGCCTGCTTTGTGCTTTGCTAACCTGCATGTCCCAGCGGTTGCTGTAAGTAGCGACGAGGCGAGGCGGGAGTCTCTGTTCTGTCCTGATGAGCTTGATTCACTCTTCTCCTACTTTGATACCTCTTCAAAACTCCGTAGTAGTAAGTACTACAGCTGTGGCGTGTTCACTGTTTGCACTAGTGATCCATTGTGTGTTGTGGCCATCTCCCTGCTTCAATCTGTTGTCTCCAGGCTGCTGCATTGCTTAGTATTTTCATGAAATAATTTAAGCTTTTTTACttatcctgattttttttcatttctagtTATCTttgacattttttattattattgtaaaTGTTATGGTTACAAAATGTGACTTCGTATTTTTCTGTGGATGCATTAAGAATATTGAACAAGAACAagccatttttttaaaattatgttcaGGACCAAGTATAAGAGCTTGCTTTATTATCATGGTATCTGTGAGGAGCAGGTAGCTTCAGCTCTGCATAGTAATTGCAGTTTCTCCCCAAAACAGTCCGAAGCAGTGACAGTGGGATCCAGCCAAGCACTGATGACAGCAGAGAACACCTTGCCTCTACTATATCAGCCAACAGTTTGTATGAACCAGGTGTGTTAGGTTTTGCACTGTAAGATGAAAATTTAATCACTTGGCAGcagtttctttttctaaaaatgaTCAGTGTTGGTGAGAGAATTCATGTCTGCTATCCTGGTTGAAATGCTTTTGGTAAGGGTAAAATTTGCCTGAGCGATCTTTCTTTTGGTCCTGCTACCAAAAATGATATTTAATCCTCCTTGAGTTCAAAGAACTATGTTTATTTCCATTCAGATGAGGCTGATCCCAAATGCATGattcttttataaataaataaatccagagATAGAATTCCTCTTGAGTCACAGATAGTAGGGTTTTATGTGTTATTTGTGCATTCTtgcttaatttttctgtttcttatttTTGTGGAATTGACCAAGTCTTTAAACATCATTCCTTCAACTCAGAAGTTCTGTAAGTTGGTGAATGAAATTATTTGCTAATTTTAGCATGCTGTTCTGACAGATATATTGAGTATGGCTTTCCAAAACTTTTGGAAAGTTTTGGAAAACTCAAAATTTCCAAAACATTTCTTTATAAAGCAGACCTATTCTTCTACATGAAAGCACTCTTTTAAGGTGTTTTAAATCCCGTAGTTCACAGATGTTATTGCAGGCATCATGTGGCTTGGATCCTTTTTGATTATATTGTAGAAATATTTATGATGCTGTAACTCACAAAAGTTTCTATGTAGCAACATCTTTATCTCCCAGATTTTACTCCATATAACCATTACTGAGATGAAGAGAAAGACTGTGCTTTAGTCCAAAAGATTATAGCCACAGCAAGTAGTTGGTAAATGACAATGGTATCTGTTAACAAAAATTAGGTCAGAACAGTATCAGCCTCATACTCAGGTGTTTCAGATATATTTGTATGACTACATCTTTGCAGAAAATGAGTTTTATTCATATCTTGCAGTTTACAGTGAAACACACTCCAGACCTTAAACAATTTCTTAGAAATTACATGGAATATATAGATTGAAGTATATACACATGTGCCAGTAATGTGGAGAGAATGTTTTCTGTGCAGTAATAGTTCTGTGAAGAGACTGTGCCTGAATACTGGAGCTAAAGGCATCTGTGAATTCCCCTGGCAGAATGGGGCAACAATACATAACATTCTGCAAAAGCTGAGCTACCTATTGCCAGAGAAATGATGTTTTGATCAGAATTCCAAGAGGTACCTTGTTAAAACAGGAATTAGGTAagcaattctttttcttttcagaaggaGACAAGCAAGAGTCTCCAGTGTTTTGTGACTCCAAGCAGCCTAGTCCAGGATTGCAGTTGTATCAAGCTGCCTTTGAGAAAAATCTTCCTCACATGGCAGAAGCATTGGCTCATGGAGCTGAAGTAAACTGGGTCAAcatggaagaaaacaaagcaacaccACTCATTCAGGCAGTGCGAGGGGTATGTGATATACAGCACTGCTGATGGGGGAGGAGAGCAAGGGAAATAATGGTATTTCTGTGTCACTGTTCCTTTTGAGCTGCTTGCTTCCCTAAGGAATGATAATATGATGTTGAAGTTATGCTTACAGTGTTCTTTCAGAGttgtttctgaaatattttttcctgttaatgCTTTGTTTGGAATTCTGTGTCTAGTAGCGTTTCAAGTTGGAAGCAACTCCCTTTAGTTTCCTTTGCTGGGTGGCTCAGTGGTGGGAAGGCAGGAGAGGTTTGATTGTAGAGATCTGGTGCTGagttgtttctttgttttcattctgtaGGGTTCATTGGTTACTTGTGAATTTTTGCTGCAGAATGGGGCCAACGTGAACATCCGAGACATGAAGGGAAGGGGGCCCCTGCACCATGCCACAGTTCTAGGACACACTGGGTAACTCACTGCCCCACAATTTGTACATGGCCATCCTGTACTCTAGTTATTCATGGGAAGCTTCTTCATTGCCCCAGATATTCTGATATTTTAGTACTGTTTCAGATGATAAGAGTTTTTCTTAAGCTCTGGTTGTGAGAGAGGAAATAGTATTTTGATTTAGAAGTCTCATCCACTAGCAAAACAAACGTGTTTTCTAATGTGGATTAAATAAATGGTTTGCTTACTAGTCTGTTAACATGTTCTAGATGAACTGCACTATTTTGATATATATGAGACTTTTGATGATTTAAGCTAAATCCATTGTATCTAGCCTCACTTTATTAGCTTTTTTCCAATATTGTCAAAAGTATTcttcaatgttttttttttctaaccaGACAAGTGTGTTTATTCCTAAAACGAGGAGCAAACCAGCATGCCACTGATGAAGATGGGAAAGATCCATTGAGTATAGCAGTGGAAGCTGCAAATGCAGATATTGTAACGCTGTAAGTTGTACATTCTGTTTTCTGACTAGATAACTTAAATTTTGCTATTCTGtttcaagttaaaaataaaataaatgtcaaaATTCCTGTACATAAAAACGGGggggaacaaaagaaaaatcaaaatactcTATCTATAGATGACCTCTTTGATGTGAGATTCAGGAGAGGTCTTGCATTATAGTTTTTTGTGCTTTAAAGatgacatttttccttttgttttctgcatGGCAGGTTGCGTTTAGCAAGGATGAATGAAGAAATGCGTGAATCAGAAGGACTCTATGGGCAGCCAGGTCAATACTCCTCTAATAACCACACTGAAATGCAGTATAAGAAGTGTATACAGGAATTTATCAGTTTACAATTAGATTCTTAGTGTCTGAGGGAAATTTAAGATTGCTTCATACAATAGTGTTTTTTATAAACGAACACATTGTAAAGCTTCATTGAAATTCAGTGGTGTGACTTTGTCAGAGTGCTTAGGGAACCTAAAAGGAGACTGTTTAAAGAGCATCATTATAGCAGTGTATATACTACAGCCATGACCACCCTATTTTGCTGGTAGTTGTCCACAGTTTTCTCCTATTGCTGTTCCATTGACATTTGTGTCATGTTAGGATTTACCTGACATTATTTAGTAGCAGCTTTCTGACTCAGCTTGCTTAGAGACTGTTGAAGAGTTCATCTTATTCCAGGACACCATTCTCCTTCCTGTGGAATGgtccactttttctttttttaagaaaaaaacgaAAACCCTTGCACACCAATGTAAAAAATGTACATCAAATATTTCAAACTGCCTCCAgacaaaaataggaaaatattatttccttaaattttatttttaaatatttttatttgttaagatactaaaaagaaacaaagcagtcATTCTTAAGTATGTATTTTTGTATGCAGAGTTTCTTTCTGTTTGGTTAAAAAACAAATAGAAGCTGGCAGATACTTGAGCCAACTCCAGCAG comes from Agelaius phoeniceus isolate bAgePho1 chromosome 10, bAgePho1.hap1, whole genome shotgun sequence and encodes:
- the ACAP2 gene encoding arf-GAP with coiled-coil, ANK repeat and PH domain-containing protein 2 isoform X8 is translated as MKVTVDFEECLKDSPRFRAALEEVEGDVTELELKLDKLVKLCIAMIDTGKAFCTANKQFMNGIRDLAQYSCKDTLVEANLMKFSDTLQEMINYHNILFDQIQRSIKTQLQTFVKEDIRKFKDAKKQFEKVSEEKENALVKNAQVQRNKQHEVEEATNILTATRKCFRHIALDYVLQINVLQSKRRAEILKSMLSFMYAHLAFFHQGYDLFSELEPYMKELGAQLDQLAIDAAKEKRDMEQKHSTIQQKDYSSDDTKLEYNVDAANGIVMEGYLFKRASNAFKTWNRKKPDHIRRWFSIQNNQLVYQKKFKDNPTVVVEDLRLCTVKHCEDIERRFCFEVVSPTKSCMLQADSEKLRQAWIKAVQTSIATAYREKGDESEKQEKKSSPSTGSLESGSETKEKLLKGESALQRVQCIAGNAACCDCGLADPRWASINLGITLCIECSGIHRSLGVHFSKVRSLTLDSWEPELLKLMCELGNDVINRIYEAKLEKVGVKKPQSGSQRQEKEAYIRAKYVERKFVEKQATSVPLPEPGTKVLPPSQEEKRHSGPEKSLLAGEQGAASHKVRSSDSGIQPSTDDSREHLASTISANSLYEPEGDKQESPVFCDSKQPSPGLQLYQAAFEKNLPHMAEALAHGAEVNWVNMEENKATPLIQAVRGGSLVTCEFLLQNGANVNIRDMKGRGPLHHATVLGHTGQVCLFLKRGANQHATDEDGKDPLSIAVEAANADIVTLLRLARMNEEMRESEGLYGQPGDEIYQDIFRDFSQMASNNPEKLNRFQQSDSQKS
- the ACAP2 gene encoding arf-GAP with coiled-coil, ANK repeat and PH domain-containing protein 2 isoform X7 — translated: MKVTVDFEECLKDSPRFRAALEEVEGDVTELELKLDKLVKLCIAMIDTGKAFCTANKQFMNGIRDLAQYSCKDTLVEANLMKFSDTLQEMINYHNILFDQIQRSIKTQLQTFVKEDIRKFKDAKKQFEKVSEEKENALVKNAQVQRNKQHEVEEATNILTATRKCFRHIALDYVLQINVLQSKRRAEILKSMLSFMYAHLAFFHQGYDLFSELEPYMKELGAQLDQLAIDAAKEKRDMEQKHSTIQQKAALQDYSSDDTKLEYNVDAANGIVMEGYLFKRASNAFKTWNRKKPDHIRRWFSIQNNQLVYQKKFKDNPTVVVEDLRLCTVKHCEDIERRFCFEVVSPTKSCMLQADSEKLRQAWIKAVQTSIATAYREKGDESEKQEKKSSPSTGSLESGSETKEKLLKGESALQRVQCIAGNAACCDCGLADPRWASINLGITLCIECSGIHRSLGVHFSKVRSLTLDSWEPELLKLMCELGNDVINRIYEAKLEKVGVKKPQSGSQRQEKEAYIRAKYVERKFVEKQATSVPLPEPGTKVLPPSQEEKRHSGPEKSLLAGEQGAASHKVRSSDSGIQPSTDDSREHLASTISANSLYEPGDKQESPVFCDSKQPSPGLQLYQAAFEKNLPHMAEALAHGAEVNWVNMEENKATPLIQAVRGGSLVTCEFLLQNGANVNIRDMKGRGPLHHATVLGHTGQVCLFLKRGANQHATDEDGKDPLSIAVEAANADIVTLLRLARMNEEMRESEGLYGQPGDEIYQDIFRDFSQMASNNPEKLNRFQQSDSQKS
- the ACAP2 gene encoding arf-GAP with coiled-coil, ANK repeat and PH domain-containing protein 2 isoform X9, encoding MKVTVDFEECLKDSPRFRAALEEVEGDVTELELKLDKLVKLCIAMIDTGKAFCTANKQFMNGIRDLAQYSCKDTLVEANLMKFSDTLQEMINYHNILFDQIQRSIKTQLQTFVKEDIRKFKDAKKQFEKVSEEKENALVKNAQVQRNKQHEVEEATNILTATRKCFRHIALDYVLQINVLQSKRRAEILKSMLSFMYAHLAFFHQGYDLFSELEPYMKELGAQLDQLAIDAAKEKRDMEQKHSTIQQKDYSSDDTKLEYNVDAANGIVMEGYLFKRASNAFKTWNRRWFSIQNNQLVYQKKFKDNPTVVVEDLRLCTVKHCEDIERRFCFEVVSPTKSCMLQADSEKLRQAWIKAVQTSIATAYREKGDESEKQEKKSSPSTGSLESGSETKEKLLKGESALQRVQCIAGNAACCDCGLADPRWASINLGITLCIECSGIHRSLGVHFSKVRSLTLDSWEPELLKLMCELGNDVINRIYEAKLEKVGVKKPQSGSQRQEKEAYIRAKYVERKFVEKQATSVPLPEPGTKVLPPSQEEKRHSGPEKSLLAGEQGAASHKVRSSDSGIQPSTDDSREHLASTISANSLYEPEGDKQESPVFCDSKQPSPGLQLYQAAFEKNLPHMAEALAHGAEVNWVNMEENKATPLIQAVRGGSLVTCEFLLQNGANVNIRDMKGRGPLHHATVLGHTGQVCLFLKRGANQHATDEDGKDPLSIAVEAANADIVTLLRLARMNEEMRESEGLYGQPGDEIYQDIFRDFSQMASNNPEKLNRFQQSDSQKS
- the ACAP2 gene encoding arf-GAP with coiled-coil, ANK repeat and PH domain-containing protein 2 isoform X5, producing MKVTVDFEECLKDSPRFRAALEEVEGDVTELELKLDKLVKLCIAMIDTGKAFCTANKQFMNGIRDLAQYSCKDTLVEANLMKFSDTLQEMINYHNILFDQIQRSIKTQLQTFVKEDIRKFKDAKKQFEKVSEEKENALVKNAQVQRNKQHEVEEATNILTATRKCFRHIALDYVLQINVLQSKRRAEILKSMLSFMYAHLAFFHQGYDLFSELEPYMKELGAQLDQLAIDAAKEKRDMEQKHSTIQQKDYSSDDTKLEYNVDAANGIVMEGYLFKRASNAFKTWNRRWFSIQNNQLVYQKKFKDNPTVVVEDLRLCTVKHCEDIERRFCFEVVSPTKSCMLQADSEKLRQAWIKAVQTSIATAYREKGDESEKQEKKSSPSTGSLESGSETKEKLLKGESALQRVQCIAGNAACCDCGLADPRWASINLGITLCIECSGIHRSLGVHFSKVRSLTLDSWEPELLKLMCELGNDVINRIYEAKLEKVGVKKPQSGSQRQEKEAYIRAKYVERKFVEKQATSVPLPEPGTKVLPPSQEEKRHSGPEKSLLAGEQGAASHKAVAVSSDEARRESLFCPDELDSLFSYFDTSSKLRSIRSSDSGIQPSTDDSREHLASTISANSLYEPEGDKQESPVFCDSKQPSPGLQLYQAAFEKNLPHMAEALAHGAEVNWVNMEENKATPLIQAVRGGSLVTCEFLLQNGANVNIRDMKGRGPLHHATVLGHTGQVCLFLKRGANQHATDEDGKDPLSIAVEAANADIVTLLRLARMNEEMRESEGLYGQPGDEIYQDIFRDFSQMASNNPEKLNRFQQSDSQKS